One region of Micromonospora ureilytica genomic DNA includes:
- the mmsA gene encoding multiple monosaccharide ABC transporter ATP-binding protein: protein MDDTILEMRRITKTFPGVTALEDVTLAVRRGEIHAICGENGAGKSTLMKVLSGVHPSGSYDGEILFDGKPMQFRGIRDSEANGIVIIHQELALVPYLSIAENIFLGNERRGRSGLIDWNFANAEAAKLLASVGLHENPVTPVIQLGVGKQQLVEIAKALSKKVRLLILDEPTAALNDIDSAHLLDLLRALKEQGITCIMISHKLNEITAIADSTTVIRDGRAVETLDMKSDDVNQQRIIRGMVGRDLDSFYPDRESSPGDEVLRIEDWTVRHPVQDRMVVEGVALSVRAGEVVGIAGLMGAGRTELAMSVFGRSYGRDIRGRLFVHGREVQARTVAEAIDNGIAYVTEDRKRYGLNLIDDVRRNVSAAALGRLSRMGWVNGNEEIKVAETSRKEMNIRTPSVMAVVGKLSGGNQQKVVLSKWLFTDPDVLILDEPTRGIDVGAKYEIYTIINRLVAAGKAVIVISSELPELLGMCDRIYTLAAGRITGEMPVAEATQESLMELMTKDKELVG, encoded by the coding sequence ATGGACGACACCATCCTCGAGATGCGTCGCATCACCAAGACCTTCCCCGGCGTGACCGCGCTGGAGGACGTCACCCTCGCAGTCCGGCGCGGGGAGATCCACGCCATCTGCGGTGAGAACGGCGCCGGCAAGTCCACCCTGATGAAGGTGCTGTCCGGCGTCCACCCGTCCGGCTCGTACGACGGTGAGATCCTCTTCGACGGCAAGCCGATGCAGTTCCGTGGCATCCGCGACAGCGAGGCCAACGGCATCGTCATCATCCACCAGGAGCTCGCCCTGGTGCCGTACCTGTCGATCGCGGAGAACATCTTCCTCGGCAACGAGCGGCGTGGCCGCAGCGGGCTCATCGACTGGAACTTCGCCAACGCCGAAGCGGCGAAGCTGCTGGCGTCCGTCGGGCTGCACGAGAACCCGGTCACCCCGGTCATCCAGCTCGGCGTCGGCAAGCAGCAGCTGGTGGAGATCGCCAAGGCGCTGTCGAAGAAGGTGCGCCTGCTGATCCTGGACGAGCCGACCGCCGCGCTCAACGACATCGACTCGGCACACCTGCTCGACCTGTTGCGGGCCCTCAAGGAGCAGGGCATCACCTGCATCATGATCTCGCACAAGCTCAACGAGATCACCGCCATCGCCGACTCGACCACTGTCATCCGTGACGGGCGCGCGGTGGAAACCCTCGACATGAAGTCCGACGACGTCAACCAGCAGCGGATCATCCGGGGCATGGTCGGGCGCGACCTGGACAGCTTCTACCCCGACCGCGAGTCGTCCCCCGGTGACGAGGTCCTCCGCATCGAGGACTGGACGGTGCGGCACCCGGTCCAGGACCGGATGGTCGTCGAGGGCGTCGCCCTGTCCGTACGCGCCGGTGAGGTCGTCGGCATCGCGGGCCTCATGGGGGCCGGGCGGACCGAGCTGGCCATGAGCGTGTTCGGTCGGTCCTACGGGCGCGACATCCGGGGCCGACTCTTCGTCCACGGGCGGGAGGTGCAGGCCCGTACCGTCGCCGAGGCGATCGACAATGGCATCGCCTACGTCACCGAGGACCGCAAGCGCTACGGCCTCAACCTCATCGACGACGTGCGGCGCAACGTGTCCGCCGCCGCGCTGGGCCGGCTGTCCCGCATGGGCTGGGTGAACGGCAACGAGGAGATCAAGGTTGCCGAGACGAGCCGCAAGGAGATGAACATCCGGACGCCGAGCGTCATGGCGGTGGTCGGCAAGCTCTCCGGCGGCAACCAGCAGAAGGTCGTGCTGTCGAAGTGGCTGTTCACCGACCCGGACGTGCTGATCCTCGACGAACCCACCCGCGGGATCGACGTCGGCGCCAAGTACGAGATTTACACGATCATCAACCGGCTGGTGGCCGCCGGTAAGGCGGTGATCGTCATCTCCTCCGAGCTGCCGGAGCTGCTCGGAATGTGCGACCGCATCTACACCCTCGCCGCCGGCCGGATCACCGGCGAGATGCCGGTGGCCGAGGCGACTCAGGAGAGCCTCATGGAGCTGATGACCAAGGACAAGGAGCTCGTCGGATGA
- a CDS encoding glycoside hydrolase family 27 protein: protein MNRITRGRRWGSVLAAGILLAGALVGFRAPTAQALDNGVARTPPMGWNSWNSFGCNINEGLIRQTADAIVSSGMRDLGYNYVVVDDCWFNPNRDSSGNIQGDPSRFPSGMKALGDYLHARNLKFGIYQVPVDKTCAQYFGAYPGATGSRGHEVQDARQFAAWGVDFLKYDWCSPEGSINDQVTTFAKMRDALAATGRPIVYSINSNSIHSKTGPQRNWGDVANMWRTTEDITNAWDTGQSNGYPMGIQNIINVTVPLASYARPGGFNDPDMMEVGRGGMNDTEMRSHFAMWAIMASPLIAGNDVRNMNSATQTILKNANLIAINQDSLGLQGVQVSFDGTRRVLAKPLANGDVAVALFNQSGSTTTISTTAAAIGKSGSSFTLVDAWTGGTSSSSGTISASVPAHGTVVYRVSGGSTVPPTTPPPTTSSAYASAASGRCLDVPNSNTTNGTQPVIWDCNGAANQRWTRSGQTLQALGKCLDAPSNAAAGAKVQIWDCNGGTNQQWAVNANGTISNTQSGLCLDVNGNATANGTTVILWTCTAAANQRWSQR from the coding sequence ATGAACCGCATTACCCGAGGTCGGCGCTGGGGGAGCGTGCTGGCGGCCGGAATACTGCTCGCCGGCGCCCTGGTCGGCTTTCGCGCCCCGACGGCGCAGGCGCTGGACAACGGCGTGGCGCGCACTCCCCCCATGGGTTGGAATTCGTGGAACTCGTTCGGCTGCAACATCAACGAGGGGCTGATCCGGCAGACGGCCGATGCGATCGTCAGCAGCGGCATGCGGGACCTGGGCTACAACTACGTCGTGGTCGACGACTGCTGGTTCAACCCGAACCGGGACAGCTCCGGCAACATCCAGGGCGACCCCAGCCGGTTCCCCAGCGGAATGAAGGCGCTCGGCGACTACCTGCACGCCCGGAACCTGAAGTTCGGCATCTACCAGGTGCCTGTCGACAAGACCTGCGCGCAGTACTTCGGCGCCTACCCCGGCGCGACCGGCAGCCGTGGCCACGAGGTGCAGGACGCGCGCCAGTTCGCCGCCTGGGGTGTCGACTTCCTCAAGTACGACTGGTGCTCGCCGGAGGGCAGCATCAACGACCAGGTGACCACCTTCGCCAAGATGCGTGACGCGCTGGCCGCCACCGGCCGACCGATCGTGTACAGCATCAACTCCAACAGCATCCACTCCAAGACCGGCCCGCAGCGCAACTGGGGCGACGTGGCGAACATGTGGCGAACCACCGAGGACATCACCAACGCGTGGGACACCGGGCAGAGCAACGGCTACCCGATGGGCATCCAGAACATCATCAACGTGACAGTTCCGCTGGCGTCCTACGCGAGGCCAGGAGGCTTCAACGACCCGGACATGATGGAGGTCGGTCGCGGCGGCATGAACGACACGGAGATGCGCAGCCACTTCGCGATGTGGGCGATCATGGCGTCTCCGCTGATCGCCGGCAACGACGTACGGAACATGAACTCCGCGACGCAGACCATCCTCAAGAACGCCAACCTGATCGCGATCAACCAGGACTCGCTCGGGTTGCAGGGGGTGCAGGTGTCCTTCGACGGCACCCGTCGGGTGCTGGCCAAGCCCCTCGCCAACGGTGACGTCGCCGTCGCCCTGTTCAACCAGAGCGGTTCGACGACGACGATCTCGACGACGGCCGCCGCCATCGGCAAGTCCGGCTCCTCGTTCACGCTGGTGGACGCGTGGACCGGTGGCACCAGCTCCAGCAGCGGGACCATCAGCGCCAGCGTTCCCGCGCACGGCACTGTGGTGTACCGGGTCAGCGGAGGCAGCACGGTTCCTCCGACGACGCCGCCGCCGACCACGTCGAGCGCGTACGCCAGCGCCGCCTCCGGCCGCTGCCTGGACGTCCCGAACAGCAACACGACGAACGGCACGCAGCCGGTCATCTGGGACTGCAACGGCGCCGCCAACCAGCGCTGGACCAGGAGCGGCCAGACCCTGCAGGCCCTCGGCAAGTGCCTGGACGCACCGTCGAACGCCGCGGCCGGCGCCAAGGTGCAGATCTGGGACTGCAACGGCGGGACCAACCAGCAATGGGCGGTCAACGCCAACGGCACGATCAGCAACACGCAGTCGGGGCTCTGCCTGGACGTGAACGGCAACGCCACCGCCAACGGCACCACGGTGATCCTCTGGACCTGCACCGCGGCGGCGAACCAGCGGTGGTCGCAGCGGTAG
- the chvE gene encoding multiple monosaccharide ABC transporter substrate-binding protein: MGRKFLVALGGAALALSMAACSGGGAGSGDKTGDEKPSELTIGVSMPTQTSERWIADGNAVKSKLEAKGYKVDLQYAGDDIPTQSQQVDQMITQGADVLIVAAIDGTALNSQLQAAAAAKIPVISYDRLIRGSKDVDFYVSFDNYKVGVAQGTALLVGLGLLNKDGSKGTAKGPLNVELFAGSLDDNNTQYFFSGAMDTLKPFIENGTLIVKSKQTTPEQVAILRWQQETAQKRMENLLTSAYNDGSKVDGVLSPYDGISRGIITALQNAGYGKGAKKLPVVSGQDAEIASIKLINDGVQSSTVFKDTRLLAEQAVNAAEAFLQKKQPQANDTETYNNGVKVVPAYLLPIATVYKDDIKATLIDSGYWTAEEVAAGQAKK, translated from the coding sequence GTGGGCAGGAAATTCCTGGTTGCTCTCGGCGGCGCGGCACTCGCGCTGAGTATGGCGGCGTGCAGCGGCGGGGGTGCGGGCAGCGGTGACAAGACCGGCGACGAGAAGCCCAGTGAGCTGACCATCGGCGTGTCGATGCCGACCCAGACCTCGGAGCGGTGGATCGCCGACGGCAACGCGGTGAAGTCGAAGCTTGAGGCCAAGGGCTACAAGGTCGACCTCCAGTACGCCGGCGACGACATCCCCACGCAGTCGCAGCAGGTCGACCAGATGATCACTCAGGGTGCGGATGTCCTGATTGTGGCGGCGATCGACGGCACCGCGCTGAACAGCCAGCTGCAGGCCGCCGCAGCCGCGAAGATCCCGGTCATCTCCTATGACCGGCTGATCCGCGGCAGCAAGGACGTCGACTTCTACGTCAGCTTCGACAACTACAAGGTTGGCGTCGCCCAGGGCACCGCGCTGCTCGTCGGACTCGGCCTGCTGAACAAGGACGGCTCGAAGGGCACCGCCAAGGGGCCGCTGAACGTCGAGCTCTTCGCCGGGTCACTGGATGACAACAACACCCAGTACTTCTTCAGCGGGGCGATGGACACCCTGAAGCCGTTCATCGAGAACGGCACGTTGATCGTCAAGTCCAAGCAGACCACCCCCGAGCAGGTCGCCATCCTGCGGTGGCAGCAGGAGACCGCGCAGAAGCGGATGGAGAACCTGCTGACCTCGGCCTACAACGACGGCTCGAAGGTCGACGGCGTGCTCTCGCCGTACGACGGCATCTCCCGCGGCATCATCACCGCCCTGCAGAACGCCGGCTACGGCAAGGGCGCGAAGAAGCTCCCGGTCGTTTCCGGCCAGGACGCGGAGATCGCCTCGATCAAGCTGATCAACGACGGCGTGCAGAGCTCCACGGTCTTCAAGGACACCCGCCTGCTCGCCGAGCAGGCCGTGAACGCCGCCGAGGCGTTCCTGCAGAAGAAGCAGCCGCAGGCCAACGACACCGAGACCTACAACAACGGTGTCAAGGTCGTCCCGGCGTACCTGCTGCCGATCGCGACCGTCTACAAGGACGACATCAAGGCGACGCTGATCGACTCCGGCTACTGGACGGCGGAAGAGGTCGCCGCCGGTCAGGCCAAGAAGTAA
- a CDS encoding RICIN domain-containing protein, with the protein MVAIGRVPWTTPARGRGRLSRLVAAAVAVVIGGALAAVAPTAASAATVDTNASYVLVNRNSGKALDLYASATNDGARISQWTRNNGVNQQWQFVDSGGGYYRVKSRHSGKVLDVSGFSTADGGAIVQWADLNGTNQQFRLADSDGGYVRLINRNSSKAVEVQGASTADGGNVVQYADWGGTNQQWQLVQVGGTDPTTPPPSNGTYSNPAIWQDFADVDIIRVDNAYYMSASTMHYSPGAPVLRSYDLVNWEFAGHSVPKLDFGSKYDMSGGNAYVDGIWASTLNYRPSNKTYYWAGCIDFAQTHIYTASAVDSTWSKHTTIPNCYYDAGLLFDDNDTPYVAYGNGTISVAQLSADGKSQVRAQQVYQTPSSIGTLEGARFYKRNGAYYIWLTRPANGQYVLKSTNGPFGPYEQRQVLLNLPGPISGGGVPHQGGLVQTQNGDWYYMSFVDAYPGGRMPALAPITWTGDGWPVLQTVNGAWGSSYPKPNLPAPPRAVKPLTGSDTFAGTTLGPQWEWNHNPDNSKWSVNNGLNLQTATVTGDLYKARNTLTHRIQGPTSTATIELDYSTMRDGDRTGLAVLRNSSAWIGVRRDNGSTRLVMQNGLTMDGSWNTTSTGSEVASTAVSGGRIWLRANADIRPGSGRQARFSYSTDGVNFTSFGNALTLANNWQFFMGYRFAIFNHATQSLGGAVTVRRFDLTTP; encoded by the coding sequence ATGGTTGCCATCGGTCGGGTTCCCTGGACAACACCAGCGCGGGGGCGTGGTCGGCTGTCGCGGCTCGTCGCCGCCGCGGTCGCGGTGGTGATCGGCGGCGCCCTGGCGGCTGTCGCGCCGACCGCCGCGTCAGCGGCGACGGTGGACACCAACGCCTCCTACGTGTTGGTGAACCGGAACAGTGGTAAGGCGTTGGATCTGTACGCGTCGGCTACCAACGATGGGGCGCGGATCAGTCAGTGGACGCGTAACAACGGGGTGAACCAGCAGTGGCAGTTCGTGGACTCCGGTGGTGGCTATTACCGGGTCAAGTCGCGGCACTCGGGCAAGGTGCTGGATGTCAGTGGTTTCTCGACCGCTGATGGTGGGGCGATCGTGCAGTGGGCCGATCTTAACGGGACGAACCAGCAGTTCCGGTTGGCTGACTCCGATGGTGGTTATGTGCGGTTGATCAACCGCAACAGCAGCAAGGCCGTCGAGGTGCAGGGTGCGTCCACCGCGGATGGTGGGAACGTCGTGCAGTACGCCGACTGGGGTGGCACCAACCAGCAGTGGCAGCTCGTCCAGGTGGGCGGGACCGACCCCACGACGCCACCGCCCTCGAACGGCACGTACTCGAACCCGGCGATCTGGCAGGACTTCGCCGACGTCGACATCATCCGCGTGGACAACGCCTACTACATGTCCGCGTCCACCATGCACTACTCGCCGGGCGCGCCGGTCCTGCGCTCGTACGACCTGGTCAACTGGGAGTTCGCCGGCCACTCGGTGCCCAAGCTCGATTTCGGGTCGAAGTACGACATGAGCGGCGGTAACGCGTACGTCGACGGGATCTGGGCGTCGACGTTGAACTATCGGCCGAGCAACAAGACGTACTACTGGGCCGGCTGCATCGACTTCGCGCAGACCCACATCTACACCGCGTCGGCCGTCGACAGCACCTGGAGCAAGCACACCACCATCCCCAACTGCTACTACGACGCCGGCCTGCTGTTCGACGACAACGACACCCCGTACGTCGCGTACGGCAACGGCACGATCAGCGTGGCGCAGCTGTCCGCGGACGGGAAGTCCCAGGTCCGGGCCCAGCAGGTGTACCAGACGCCGTCGAGCATCGGGACGCTTGAGGGCGCCCGCTTCTACAAGCGCAACGGCGCCTACTACATCTGGCTCACCCGCCCGGCCAACGGCCAGTACGTGCTGAAGTCGACGAACGGCCCGTTCGGCCCGTACGAGCAGCGTCAGGTGCTGCTCAACCTGCCCGGTCCGATCTCTGGCGGCGGCGTGCCGCACCAGGGTGGGCTGGTGCAGACCCAGAACGGCGACTGGTACTACATGTCCTTCGTCGACGCGTACCCCGGTGGTCGGATGCCGGCCCTGGCCCCGATCACCTGGACCGGCGACGGCTGGCCTGTGCTGCAGACGGTCAACGGCGCGTGGGGCAGTTCCTACCCGAAGCCGAACCTGCCCGCGCCGCCCCGGGCGGTCAAGCCGCTCACCGGCAGCGACACGTTCGCCGGCACCACACTCGGCCCGCAGTGGGAGTGGAACCACAACCCCGACAACAGCAAGTGGTCGGTCAACAACGGCCTGAACCTGCAGACCGCCACCGTCACCGGCGACCTGTACAAGGCACGCAACACGCTGACCCACCGGATCCAGGGCCCCACCTCGACCGCGACCATCGAGCTGGACTACTCCACGATGCGCGACGGTGATCGCACCGGCCTGGCGGTGCTGCGCAACTCGTCGGCCTGGATCGGAGTCCGACGGGACAACGGGTCCACACGTCTGGTCATGCAGAACGGCCTGACGATGGACGGCAGCTGGAACACCACCAGCACCGGCAGCGAGGTGGCGAGCACCGCCGTCTCCGGTGGCCGGATCTGGTTGCGCGCCAACGCCGACATCAGACCCGGCTCCGGCCGGCAGGCCCGTTTCTCGTACAGCACCGACGGGGTCAACTTCACCTCGTTCGGCAACGCCCTGACGTTGGCGAACAACTGGCAGTTCTTCATGGGCTACCGATTCGCCATCTTCAATCACGCGACGCAGTCGCTCGGTGGCGCGGTCACCGTGCGGCGGTTCGACCTCACGACCCCGTGA
- a CDS encoding LacI family DNA-binding transcriptional regulator, whose translation MTDVARLAGVSHQTVSRVLNGHPNVREQTRLRVRAAIAELGYRPNGAARALVTGRSQVIGVVAQNTTLYGPASLLAALEQTAAEEGFAVSVGSVRNLDHRSISAAVERHLSHRVAGIVVIAPVESAGEALEHLPKDVPLVTVDGDPSRPVPLVTVDQVAGARAATQHLLDAGHRTVWHVSGPTDWFDSVGRIDGWRQALLAAGLDPPPPMPGDWSAASGYRCGQMLARMPEVTAVFTANDHLALGVLRALHEFGRRVPDEISVVGFDDVPEAAYFIPPLTTVRPDFDAVARASLQMLLSQIESGTAGALRQTIAPTLVARESVAPPRR comes from the coding sequence ATGACGGACGTTGCTCGTCTCGCCGGTGTCTCCCATCAGACGGTGTCACGGGTGCTCAACGGGCACCCCAACGTCCGTGAGCAGACCCGGCTTCGGGTACGCGCGGCGATCGCCGAACTCGGCTACCGCCCCAACGGCGCGGCACGCGCCCTGGTGACCGGTCGATCACAGGTCATCGGTGTGGTCGCGCAGAACACGACGCTCTACGGTCCGGCGTCGCTGCTGGCCGCGTTGGAGCAGACCGCCGCCGAAGAGGGTTTCGCGGTCAGTGTCGGCAGCGTGCGAAACCTCGACCACCGCTCCATCTCGGCGGCCGTCGAGCGGCACCTGTCGCACCGGGTCGCGGGCATCGTGGTCATCGCCCCGGTCGAGTCGGCCGGTGAGGCGCTGGAGCACCTGCCCAAGGACGTCCCACTGGTCACGGTCGACGGCGACCCGAGCCGGCCGGTGCCGCTGGTGACTGTCGACCAGGTTGCGGGCGCCCGGGCGGCGACGCAACATCTGCTCGACGCCGGGCACCGCACCGTCTGGCACGTGTCGGGGCCGACCGACTGGTTCGACAGCGTCGGCCGGATCGACGGCTGGCGGCAGGCGCTGCTGGCCGCCGGGCTGGATCCGCCGCCGCCGATGCCGGGGGACTGGTCCGCGGCGTCGGGTTACCGGTGCGGGCAGATGTTGGCGCGGATGCCGGAGGTCACCGCCGTCTTCACCGCCAACGACCATCTGGCGCTGGGTGTGTTGCGGGCGCTGCACGAGTTCGGCCGACGGGTGCCGGACGAGATCAGCGTGGTCGGCTTCGACGACGTGCCGGAGGCGGCGTACTTCATTCCGCCGCTGACCACCGTCCGACCGGACTTCGACGCGGTGGCGAGGGCGAGCCTGCAGATGCTGCTGTCCCAGATCGAGTCGGGCACCGCTGGGGCGCTGCGGCAGACCATCGCCCCGACTCTGGTCGCCCGCGAGAGCGTCGCCCCACCTCGTCGCTGA